In a genomic window of Lathamus discolor isolate bLatDis1 chromosome 4, bLatDis1.hap1, whole genome shotgun sequence:
- the GTF3A gene encoding transcription factor IIIA isoform X1: MAGEGPLGSAARFRPFICSFPGCGSSFTKGWRLDAHLCRHTGQRPYVCPYDGCGKGFTRDFHRARHILVHTGEKPFECTADGCNEKFRTKSNLKKHVERKHQNRKRQYVCDFEGCNASFRKHQQLKVHQCYHTNEPPFKCNSEGCGKCFSTPSHLKRHEKIHEGYACKKEDCSYTGKTWSELLKHNKESHADIIICSECNRTFKRKDYLKRHQKVHAAEREVCRCPKEGCGRTYTTVFNLQSHILSFHEEQKPFSCNYPGCGRTFAMKQSLARHAVVHDPEKKKLNLKTKRSRPKRSLASRLSGYIPPKTQPGMDAVVTQSKTMDKPTESEIPTVEILTLQ; the protein is encoded by the exons ATGGCCGGAGAGGGGCCGTTGGGGAGCGCGGCCCGCTTCCGCCCGTTCATCTGCTCGTTCCCGGGCTGCGGCTCTTCCTTTACCAAGGGCTGGAGGCTGGACGCGCACCTCTGCCGGCACACGGGACAG agGCCGTATGTCTGCCCTTACGATGGCTGCGGTAAAGGCTTCACCAGAGACTTCCACCGCGCTCGACACATTCTTGTGCACACCGGGGAGAAGCCGTTCGA GTGCACAGCTGATGGCTGCAATGAGAAATTCAGAACAAAGTCAAACTTAAAGAAGCACGTTGAGCGCAAGCATCAGAATCGGAAAAGGCAGTATGTG TGTGACTTCGAGGGCTGTAACGCGTCTTTCAGGAAGCATCAACAACTTAAAGTTCATCAGTGTTACCACACCAATGAGCCTCCCTTCAA ATGTAATAGTGAAGGATGTGGAAAGTGCTTTTCTACCCCAAGTCATCTAAAGCGGCATGAAAAGATACATGAAG GCTATGCATGCAAGAAAGAAGACTGCTCATATACGGGAAAAACTTGGTCGGAGCTTCTGAAACATAATAAAGAAAGCCATGCAG ACATAATCATTTGCAGTGAGTGTAACAGaacttttaaaaggaaagattaTCTCAAGAGGCATCAAAAAGTACACGCTGCCGAGAGGGAGGTCTGCAGATGCCCAAAAGAAGGATGTGGGAGAACTTACACAACTGTATTTAACCTTCAAAGCCATATCCTCTCTTTTCACGAGGAGCAAAAACCGTTCTCCTGCAATTATCCAGGCTGTGGAAGAACATTTGCAATGAag CAGAGCCTAGCAAGGCACGCAGTTGTACATGAtcctgagaagaaaaagctgaatttgAAA ACAAAGCGTTCTCGTCCTAAGAGGAGCTTAGCCTCTCGTCTGAGCGGCTACATTCCTCCGAAAACACAACCAGGGATGGATGCTGTTGTGACACAAAGCAAGACAATGGATAAGCCCACGGAAAGTGAAATACCAACTGTTGAAATTCTGACTCTGCAGTAA
- the GTF3A gene encoding transcription factor IIIA isoform X2 — MAGEGPLGSAARFRPFICSFPGCGSSFTKGWRLDAHLCRHTGQRPYVCPYDGCGKGFTRDFHRARHILVHTGEKPFECTADGCNEKFRTKSNLKKHVERKHQNRKRQYVCDFEGCNASFRKHQQLKVHQCYHTNEPPFKCNSEGCGKCFSTPSHLKRHEKIHEGYACKKEDCSYTGKTWSELLKHNKESHADIIICSECNRTFKRKDYLKRHQKVHAAEREVCRCPKEGCGRTYTTVFNLQSHILSFHEEQKPFSCNYPGCGRTFAMKSLARHAVVHDPEKKKLNLKTKRSRPKRSLASRLSGYIPPKTQPGMDAVVTQSKTMDKPTESEIPTVEILTLQ; from the exons ATGGCCGGAGAGGGGCCGTTGGGGAGCGCGGCCCGCTTCCGCCCGTTCATCTGCTCGTTCCCGGGCTGCGGCTCTTCCTTTACCAAGGGCTGGAGGCTGGACGCGCACCTCTGCCGGCACACGGGACAG agGCCGTATGTCTGCCCTTACGATGGCTGCGGTAAAGGCTTCACCAGAGACTTCCACCGCGCTCGACACATTCTTGTGCACACCGGGGAGAAGCCGTTCGA GTGCACAGCTGATGGCTGCAATGAGAAATTCAGAACAAAGTCAAACTTAAAGAAGCACGTTGAGCGCAAGCATCAGAATCGGAAAAGGCAGTATGTG TGTGACTTCGAGGGCTGTAACGCGTCTTTCAGGAAGCATCAACAACTTAAAGTTCATCAGTGTTACCACACCAATGAGCCTCCCTTCAA ATGTAATAGTGAAGGATGTGGAAAGTGCTTTTCTACCCCAAGTCATCTAAAGCGGCATGAAAAGATACATGAAG GCTATGCATGCAAGAAAGAAGACTGCTCATATACGGGAAAAACTTGGTCGGAGCTTCTGAAACATAATAAAGAAAGCCATGCAG ACATAATCATTTGCAGTGAGTGTAACAGaacttttaaaaggaaagattaTCTCAAGAGGCATCAAAAAGTACACGCTGCCGAGAGGGAGGTCTGCAGATGCCCAAAAGAAGGATGTGGGAGAACTTACACAACTGTATTTAACCTTCAAAGCCATATCCTCTCTTTTCACGAGGAGCAAAAACCGTTCTCCTGCAATTATCCAGGCTGTGGAAGAACATTTGCAATGAag AGCCTAGCAAGGCACGCAGTTGTACATGAtcctgagaagaaaaagctgaatttgAAA ACAAAGCGTTCTCGTCCTAAGAGGAGCTTAGCCTCTCGTCTGAGCGGCTACATTCCTCCGAAAACACAACCAGGGATGGATGCTGTTGTGACACAAAGCAAGACAATGGATAAGCCCACGGAAAGTGAAATACCAACTGTTGAAATTCTGACTCTGCAGTAA